Part of the Vigna unguiculata cultivar IT97K-499-35 chromosome 3, ASM411807v1, whole genome shotgun sequence genome, TAGTTTCTTGTGAACTGTTACAAAAATGTGACCCCAACAATTTAATGATCATCAGATCTGTAATATCCcactttttaaaaatgttatttatctTCTCTCTGACCTTCAATGCTATTGCCTTTATGAATCGTTGGTTTTCTAAACTTGTTTTTTGGGCAGAGGAATGTTGGATTACGGAAACCGATATCCATTAATGATCATTACCCACAAGGTGAGGACCGATCAATCCTTTATTTGTTCAAGAGCAGTTCTATATGTTGTAGTACTGGTTTGACCTCCTATACCCTCATTAATAACCCAAGATTTATGCCtaaagaatatttattattttgacatTTAATGAACTATTCAGAATTGATTTGTCacttttgtttgattttagGATAACTTTTCTTTATCTGTATTTTTCTGTATACTTTATAGAATAGCTCGGATCTCAATTCTGAAATGTGGTAATGCATTTCCATTTTAGGGCTTTTTAGCCGATGTTTCTTTCCCTTCTGTTTTTTACATCTTTTTAATGTTTGGGTGCACATGGACAAGTGATTAGCAATGTAAACTAGCAATTGGTTATAATGTGAGCAATCACAGAAATTctaaaagtaatattatttcCATTTATGGTGCTTAATTGATTATACTTGAGCATTTTGGTATATTTTAGTCAATTTTCctctcactttttttctttgaacAATATGTAAATGTTTGGTTGCACCAGAATCTGATATAATGATCATCAGTTCTCGATCAATATAGTAGAGCACTTTAAAGTTTTAACGAGTGATTAATGTCAAGCCATAAACTATTTTTCCTGGTTGTGGTAATTGGTTCACACCTAATTGCTGCAATTTTTACTGAAATAAGGAATGCATTAGTCTACACCTAAGTTCACGCAACAATGTTATTTGAGGCATTTATTTTAGCTGAAAAAAATGAGGGTAGTTTCAAGAAGATAAATACTGCTTTCTGCTGCATTGGAACTCATAATGTGCTTTTGATATAGAGATTATCTGTGATTTCGTGGGTTTCATTTTGTTGTACTAATTTTGAAGGTTGTAGTATCCCCTcaaattttttgtgtttgtcATACATGTATACAGTGTTTTTTATCTGCAAAACACAGTAGTAGTTGTTGGATAAGTAAGTTgttctgttttctttttatcaggAAGCAATGGAATGGTAGCATCACCAGGAAGCATTTTGAACAATACACCACCCCTTGATGTAAATGCAAAAGCTGGCTTGCTGATGTCCCAGGCTAGTCTACCTGGGGATAGTATGGATTCCAAGGAATCATTGAATTATCGCCCCAAATCATTGTCTGATGCATCTCTGCAGTCGGCGTCTACCTCATATGGCTTAATTGGGAACAAGATTGTTAGCAATGCTGGCCCCTGTGAAAGTAGTTTATTCTCGAGCTCTATGTCTGAGATATTTAGCCGAAAGTGTAAGTATTTGTTTCATGCCTCCTGCATGCATGTATGATGATGGGTACTAATGTCCTTGCATCTGTCTATTGAGTTTTTTTATCTGTTATGTTTTTCtgattttactataattaaattgatatcCTATTTGTCTGCTTATTTGCATATCTTGGTGCAGTACGGTTATTTGGAAATGATGTTCAGTCTGATAGGACAATTGCTGCTGGTTTCCCAGAGGAACCATGTAAATCTCTTAAAGAAATGGAGGCTGACACTATAGGGAATCTCCTTCCTGATGAAGATGATTTGTTTTCTGGTGTTGTTGACGAGTTAGGATGCAGTTCTCATGCCAAAACAATTGATGATTTTGAAGATTTTGATCTGTTTAGCAGTGGTGGAGGCATGGAGATGGAAGGAGACGAACATTTAAGTTCAGGAAAAATAATGAATGGTCTTGATGGAGATTATGGTTTCTTTGGAGGTTCTAAAGGAAAACTTCCTTTTGGTGAACAGCCTTCTAGAACACTTTTTGTTAGAAACATTAATAGCAATGTTGAAGACTCTGAGCTAAAGGATCTCTTTGAGGTGCGTCTATATTCTTGTTTGCTGCATGATGTTATCTTAGATTTTTCTGGAAGCATTTCATACCaatattcaaaaaatgtgaTCTTTGTTCTGACAGCAATATGGGGATATCCGAACCATTTATACAGCCTGTAAGCATCGTGGGTTTGTCATGATTTCTTATCATGATCTAAGGGCAGCACAAAATGCAATGCAAGCACTTCAAAATAGGCCTTTGAGGTCCAGGAAACTTGATATACATTATTCAATTCCTAaggtataatattaataacttatCCTGTTTGCATAATTccattttcttttctgtcattaGAATAAAATTGGTTGTTATTGTTCTTATCATGTTAGCAGTTGCTATCTGTTATTGTTCTTTTCAGTTGCTTTGTATGcctactttttatattttggttatAGATGTATTTTAACTTGAAGACATGTTAGGTCAATGCTCCAGAAAAGGATATTGGCCATGGTACACTGATGCTATCTGGACTTGATTCATCTGTTTTAAATGATGAGCTTAAAAAGATTTTTGGATTTTATGGAGAAATTAAAGAAGTAAGTTGTTCATGGTTGGTTTCCCCCTGTTTTAGTTGCTTGTGTTATACGAAGATAATGCAAGCTTAGTTACACATTTTGTCCTTAATTTCAGATCTATGAATATCCAGAAATGAATCATCACAAATTTATTGAGTTTTATGATGTCCGAGCTGCGGAATCTGCTCTTCGTGCTTTAAATAAGATTGACATTGCCGGGAAGCAGATCAAGCTTGAACCTGGCCATCCTAGGTTTGAGATATGCTCGCTATACccactgtttttgttttttttttttgttgatttaatttcttctctattttgtaGTAGCTTATCTgactttttcctttattttatgtGTGCCTACAAAATGATATCATGTagatgattttaatttggatatgCATGTCTACTTGTGTAATCCTTGATTACTGTCATTTTTCTATTGACTTTTACAGTTAATGCAATGTAAAGTTGTTATAGATCACTTGGATGCAAAAGTAGTTCTGctaagaaattattttcttcagTTAACAAACATGGTAACCTTTCTTTTGTAGTTTGATGCACCAGTCGCATAAGGGGCAAGATGAGCGAGATTTGGGTCAGAGTATTATGGACAATTTACCATTAAGATCAAAGGGTAAGATTTTATCTGCTTTACACGTTTTTTTTAGGAAGCGACTCTTGGTCTCACTAGACATCATTTACAGCAACAGGGTCTTCTGCAGTAATTGGATCTGGGGTCTTGGAAAATGGATACAATCAGAGGTTTCAATCTGCAGTGCGACAACCTATTAATGCATTTATGGATAATTCATTCATTAATGTGAACAACTCTAGTATTCACAATCCTGTGAGAGGGGCATCTGCTGGAAAAGTGTCTGTAGTTTCTGAGTCTAATGGCTATATTGATGCAATGAAATTTGCATCTAATTCGAGATTTCATCCTCATTCCTTACCTGAGTACCGTGATAGTTTAGCTAATGGTAGTCCTTATAACTTTTCTAGCACCATTAGCAACTTGGCTAACAATATAGGTGCTGGAGCTACAGAACCCTCTGATGGCAGGCATATTCAGGGAATGGGATCAACTGGGAACATAGCAGAATTTAATGCAGGAGGTTAGTGCATTATCGTATTTTTATGTGCTAAGAGCTTTGTGTATAACAGTTTTATATTCAAATCCTGATGTGACATTGTTGGTTTATTTTGGCTCATTAGGAAATGGCATACGCCCACATGGACTTTATCATATGTGGAACAGCTCCAATTTGCAACAGCAACCTTCATCGAATAATGTGCTTTGGCAGAAATCACCATCATTTGTTAATGATGCTTGTTCTCCAAACCTTCCACAGATGTCAAGCTTTGCTAGAACACCGCCACATTTGCTGAGAACACCACATATAATGGACCACCATGTTGGATCAGCACCAGTTGTTACAGCCTCACCCTGGGAAAGGCCAAATTCTTATTTGGGAGGGTCCCCTGATGCTTCTGGTTTTCGCTTGGGCTCTCTAGGGAGTGGAGGTTTTCATGGTTCATGGCAATTTCATCCCCTGGATTTTCCTTCTCACAATGTGTTTTCTCATGTTGGTGGGAATGGCACTGAACTGACATCAAATGCAGCAGGGCAGAACTCTCCTAAGCAGTTATCTCATGTCTTCCCTGCGAGGCATCCCATGTCTTCATTGTCAAAATTTGATCCTACCAATGACCGAATGAGAAACCTTTATCACCGTCGAAACGAAGCAAGCACCAACAATGTTGACAAGAAGCAATACGAGCTTGACCTAGGTCGTATATTGCGCGGGGAAGACAGCCGAACTACccttatgataaaaaatattcctaACAAGTATGTTAATTGCCACCACAGCTTTTTTACTTTTCCTTCAACTGAATGTTGTACTGGTAAAACTGTTACTTTCCCTAAAGCcattattttgtttctaaagATGGTTTTATGATTTAGCAAATGTTGACATAGAAAGATGTTTTACATTTAATGATTTGTCCAGGCTGTGGCAGCTGAGCATTTGGCATTTCTCTTCTTTTGAAGTCTCAGTTCTTGCTTGCTAATGTTTCCACGGACACATTTATGCATGTCTGCTCATTTGACATGCTTTTTTTATCTTGATCAATCAGATTTTAGAACAGTGAAGAATTCATACTCTCTTGCATCAGTCTCTTGATTTGATCTGCTTCTGTTTTTATTTGCTGTTTGTTTGGTAGGTATACTTCAAAGATGCTTCTTGCTGCAATAGATGAGCAATGTAAGGGAACTTACGATTTCCTCTATTTACCGATTGATTTCAAGGTAAGTATTTTTGGTTGATTGGTTTCCTTTTGCGAAGAAATAGTAACATGTTTCTAATTTGATTCTACAATGGTTGCAGAACAAATGTAATGTTGGCTATGCATTCATAAACATGATTGATCCTGGTCAAATTATTCCCTTCCATCAGGTTATTTGGATGTTTTCATGTATAATTTAGTTTGAACTATTTGTCATGTCAATGTGCTAAGAATTTTGAGTCCCCTGTGTTTGTGGAACTAAAGAAGAAATGTTTTGCAGGCTTTTGATGGGAAAAAATGGGAGAAGTTTAACAGTGAAAAAGTAGCCTCACTGGCATATGCCCGAATTCAAGGAAAAGCTTCTCTCATTGCTCATTTTCAGAACTCAAGCCTGATGAACGAAGACAAGCGTTGCCGTCCTATCCTCTTCCATACCGATGGCCCAAATGCCGGTGATCCGGTAAATCAAGTTTATCATTTTAGAGTTTAGAGTTTAGGGTTTGTCAGAACAGATATATATTCTTCCGATGATAAAACTGATCAATCCTTTTGTGAGTGCAGGAACCTTTCCCCATGGGTGCCAACATCAGACTGCGAGCCGGAAAATCTCGCATCGGCGGCGAGGAGAATCGAAGCCAAGGGAGTCCTTCAGCTCTGGCAAATGGAGAAGAGTGTGGTAATGGAATAGACTCTTCAAAAAACTAACCAATTTAGCCTTCCTTGGGCACTAACTCTTCAACATTGCACCATTATGTCATGATGCCAACCCCAAAGTCTGTATAttgacattttctttttatgagaGAGAGCCAGGAGGAAAAAAGGCTCACAATTTTTTTGCCTATAGAGGAGCCTTGAACAACACAAGTTTCTGAGGCTGAGGTACATAACCAGAATGATGTAACTCATTGTAGTAACTTTCCTTGTTTCCCCTAAATTTTTCCATCATGGAGTCCTACTATCTTCTCACAACTTAGAGAAGCTCAAAATTTTTGTTAGCTGTCAAAGGACAATGTCACCATTTGCATTGAGCTCCCTTCATAATTCTGGGATGCAACTTCAAGGGGCCTTAACTGCAGATTTTGTTgttcatatgtatttttttcccttttaattttataactgtGGGGCGTTTGTGCCCTTATGGGATCAGTTTTTGTCTATAAAAAGGTTAATGTCGAGGAACATCTTTtactttattgttatttttgttgcATTTGCAATCTTTAAGATTCTTGTAGCCATACCAAATTCCGCCAACCACTTTTTTGTTTCTCAGCCGTCAATAGTGCTAACTCAGTTCGCACTTATTCTTTGtttgaagataaagaaaaagaatagttttcttttttcgaAAGTAATCATAaagattcaaaaatatttttacttaaaaaaaaaatttctttcctCGTAAGGTTTGGGacagttttaatattttctattcaTGGATTTGCAGATCAAATTCTAAACAAAGAGGAATTAAATATTCTAACTTGTGAATAAAATAACAAAGGCCACCATCGACAATGATGCGTTGAGAAATGATACCACACTTTCAAACATTCTTTCAAACAGTTATGGGTATTTTAGATTGGTCTAAGTTTTGGTAGACTACACCTATTTCACAATATTCCTTCGCAGATCGTAAGAGGTTGtttctcaattaaaatataattagaaaagtatatttaaagTGTTACAAAAAAATCAACTCTAATTCAAAGATTCAAATGGGAGAATTTATATCTaaagagaaaatgaatattaaattttataaaaaagactCTAGAGTACCATtttcaaaaacatataaataaaaatcatacatttattttatttttactcgtGCTTAAATGTAGAAAACATTATGTAACCACAATTCACATTTTacataactttataaaaaatatcaatccAAGGTAGAATTATACTTActaaagcattttttttttaataaagaaacaCAATCTAACATCTCCTTTAAGTCAACCTTTTGAACATATAACTAAATTTCACACATTTAATAAAAGCATCACAAACAATTCCAACAAAggtcaaaataaaaacactaaaatcaaaccttatttattcaatcaaattgaattataataccacttaatttttcaattttttacataCTACTACACGTTTACTATTAAAATCACTCATTCGCTCACaatctaatataaaatttggaATAAAGATAGATTTTACTCTGCCTTGAATTTTTGTAAgtggaaataaaaaaatattttaaatgtatatttttttcaaccTTCCAAAACGATTTTTAAAGGGCAATACCATTTCAGAAACTAATGCCGGAACTTGTTCTTAACTAAACTCTAGATTAGTATTCTAAAGAAAATGAGAGTTTGATTTTATGctacttacaaaaaaaaaacagaaagagaagaaacaaaagTAGCTATGCATGCAACTAAAGAGGAATTCCTTCAagtttgttatatataatactccattttttttttaaatcacttCAATTTTCTTAgattaaaacaactaaaacgAAAAAAcctaaaactattattattttttaggagAAAATGTCCTAAGAACACCGTTTAAGACGTAGTTAATGAatattgaattttgtaaaaatttataaataactataatattaaataaatcataactttaataattattagtgtacttttattttatttagaaaacaaaaattcataaatgttatatattttataattgataatttattagataaaaaataataattaaataatacaataattatattttaatattgttaacaattaaaatataaataaactatcaaaaaaattgacagagaaaataaaatagtttattcttttaaaacatacaatattatgttaattatttctttgttaaaaaacaaatagtattttatttttttgttaatttaattttttgtgtgtttaattatattttaatttttaacaatattaaaatacaattcttttattatttaattactatttaatcttttttatcaaataaattatcaattacaaaattaaataacatttattgatatttttgccatctaaataaaataaaagtatattcataattattaaaattatgattcacttaatattataatttaatattatagttatttataaactcttacaaaatttaatattcactAACTACACCTTAAACATTATACATTATCTTTAGAACACCCGTTAGCATGCACTTATTTTGACCTTTTTATATCACTTTAATAAtcctttattaaaatttaaaacctaTGTAACTTTCATACATACATTAAATACATTAACTACAGCATTATAGAACTCAGatattactaaatttaaaaaattattggatacacttattttctttttacagaaaagcaaaaacaaatttatcattatcTTGCACATGTCTCGTAGTGACCAATTACCTCCCCTAATTATCAGTTAATACACCTTTCATTTTGCACATGTCTCGTAGTTGGCGGTTACTTCCCCTAATTAATATATCAGTAAACACACCTTAATAACACAATTAATCAATCAGCGTCTTCTCCGCCACTTGGTTTCTATCAAATTTTGAAGCCAAGGAAGAAGAACAGTCACCACTTCCACTGCAAAATGGGACTCCATCCCAACCCAACGGAACACCACCAAAACGGCGTCGCCAGTAGCAGGCAAGAACACGAAGAAACATTGCTGGCTCTCATCGAACACCGTACCCGTGACGTCAAACATATCTCTTATTGTATCTCTTATTACACCTCCCAGGTTCGTTGGTACCCATGATGTTGTTAAGCTGAATTTCAAGAGTTTGTtaaaaaaagattttcttttaatgaaGAGAGACAGACACAGACAAGTTTTACGTGAAAGAAGTGTCTTGTGAGTTGTTTGATGGAGGAAAGTGACCTGAACTTGTTTGGGGTGTTGTTTATTCAAAGAAAATCCAAAAAAGGTTGAATCTTTGTTTGGAAAACCTTGAAATGATTGTATGTTTGGATACTATTTGCAGCTTGAGGAAGCAGAGAAGAGTTTGTTGGAATCTAAATCAAAATTGGCTCGTTTACGAGGTCTAACTGGTGCAAGTTCATCACTTGTTGACACTGAACATGTGAAGATAGAACGTGAATCAAAAATCGGTTCTTTTCATAAAAGTGACGGTTCTTCCAAAAACCACCTTCGGTCTAAGTTACGCCTTGTTCGTGTGGGTTCAAAATTTTCGCATTCAGTACCGTTGGCACCTTCTTCTTTTGCTAGGTCAACGGTAAAGTCTGATAACACTCAGAGAATCCCTGCTGAACAGGAAAGCATTGAAGTCCAAGGCAGAGGATGCAAAAGGAGGTTTTTTGGTAACTTAATTGTTGTTTTGGTGTAAATTTGGTTACTTGTATCGATAACTAGGCTCACTTTGGCAtgtaattcattttcttttcagaaCAGAAAGAGGCTGAGGAAGTGATACCGTTGATATGTAAAAGTTCTTCACCAGAATCAGTGCTTTATCAAGCAAGCAATCACTTCTCTAGTCAACACAAGAGGAGAGTGCGATGTATTGCTGTGTGTCCTGTAAATGATCACCAATTTGTCACCaggtttaaaataatatcattctTCGTGAAAGCATTTTGCACATGTTTTTCATTTGATTATGGTTTTTTCATTTAATGAAACTACTATGTGATATGttaagagagaaagaaatgaaattgaCATGTAGAAGTTCTCTAGTTAATAGAGaagtcaatttatttttttcttcctatttttttatctcttaaaagTTTGTATAGAGCTCCTTAATGGAATCATAACTTTTTGTCATTTC contains:
- the LOC114176833 gene encoding protein MEI2-like 1 isoform X1; this translates as MPFQIMDHRGVSASSHFFEDVSFRSERNVGLRKPISINDHYPQGSNGMVASPGSILNNTPPLDVNAKAGLLMSQASLPGDSMDSKESLNYRPKSLSDASLQSASTSYGLIGNKIVSNAGPCESSLFSSSMSEIFSRKLRLFGNDVQSDRTIAAGFPEEPCKSLKEMEADTIGNLLPDEDDLFSGVVDELGCSSHAKTIDDFEDFDLFSSGGGMEMEGDEHLSSGKIMNGLDGDYGFFGGSKGKLPFGEQPSRTLFVRNINSNVEDSELKDLFEQYGDIRTIYTACKHRGFVMISYHDLRAAQNAMQALQNRPLRSRKLDIHYSIPKVNAPEKDIGHGTLMLSGLDSSVLNDELKKIFGFYGEIKEIYEYPEMNHHKFIEFYDVRAAESALRALNKIDIAGKQIKLEPGHPSLMHQSHKGQDERDLGQSIMDNLPLRSKATGSSAVIGSGVLENGYNQRFQSAVRQPINAFMDNSFINVNNSSIHNPVRGASAGKVSVVSESNGYIDAMKFASNSRFHPHSLPEYRDSLANGSPYNFSSTISNLANNIGAGATEPSDGRHIQGMGSTGNIAEFNAGGNGIRPHGLYHMWNSSNLQQQPSSNNVLWQKSPSFVNDACSPNLPQMSSFARTPPHLLRTPHIMDHHVGSAPVVTASPWERPNSYLGGSPDASGFRLGSLGSGGFHGSWQFHPLDFPSHNVFSHVGGNGTELTSNAAGQNSPKQLSHVFPARHPMSSLSKFDPTNDRMRNLYHRRNEASTNNVDKKQYELDLGRILRGEDSRTTLMIKNIPNKYTSKMLLAAIDEQCKGTYDFLYLPIDFKNKCNVGYAFINMIDPGQIIPFHQAFDGKKWEKFNSEKVASLAYARIQGKASLIAHFQNSSLMNEDKRCRPILFHTDGPNAGDPEPFPMGANIRLRAGKSRIGGEENRSQGSPSALANGEECGNGIDSSKN
- the LOC114176833 gene encoding protein MEI2-like 1 isoform X2; its protein translation is MPFQIMDHRGVSASSHFFEDVSFRSERNVGLRKPISINDHYPQGSNGMVASPGSILNNTPPLDVNAKAGLLMSQASLPGDSMDSKESLNYRPKSLSDASLQSASTSYGLIGNKIVSNAGPCESSLFSSSMSEIFSRKLRLFGNDVQSDRTIAAGFPEEPCKSLKEMEADTIGNLLPDEDDLFSGVVDELGCSSHAKTIDDFEDFDLFSSGGGMEMEGDEHLSSGKIMNGLDGDYGFFGGSKGKLPFGEQPSRTLFVRNINSNVEDSELKDLFEQYGDIRTIYTACKHRGFVMISYHDLRAAQNAMQALQNRPLRSRKLDIHYSIPKVNAPEKDIGHGTLMLSGLDSSVLNDELKKIFGFYGEIKEIYEYPEMNHHKFIEFYDVRAAESALRALNKIDIAGKQIKLEPGHPSLMHQSHKGQDERDLGQSIMDNLPLRSKATGSSAVIGSGVLENGYNQRFQSAVRQPINAFMDNSFINVNNSSIHNPVRGASAGKVSVVSESNGYIDAMKFASNSRFHPHSLPEYRDSLANGSPYNFSSTISNLANNIGAGATEPSDGRHIQGMGSTGNIAEFNAGGNGIRPHGLYHMWNSSNLQQQPSSNNVLWQKSPSFVNDACSPNLPQMSSFARTPPHLLRTPHIMDHHVGSAPVVTASPWERPNSYLGGSPDASGFRLGSLGSGGFHGSWQFHPLDFPSHNVFSHVGGNGTELTSNAAGQNSPKQLSHVFPARHPMSSLSKFDPTNDRMRNLYHRRNEASTNNVDKKQYELDLGRILRGEDSRTTLMIKNIPNKLWQLSIWHFSSFEVSVLAC